The Desulfosporosinus acidiphilus SJ4 genome has a window encoding:
- a CDS encoding PrkA family serine protein kinase: MEVINWLREYREIEASLEWKGTFADYLQMVIKNPNLALHAHARIYAMIKAAGVEANGDQKKYHFFDTELFGLDKTLERLIEEYFHSAAKRLDVRKRILLLMGPVSGGKSTIVSLLKRGLEQFTRTDEGAVYAIEGCPMHEDPLHLLPLSLRTQFEEKYGIRIEGNLCPVCRLRLDEEFRGEVEHFPVKRILFSEEQRVGIGTFTPSDPKSQDIADLTGSIDFSSITEYGSESDPRAYRFDGELNKANRGLMEFQEMLKSDEKFLWNLLSLSQEGNFKAGRFALISADELVIAHTNENEYRSFVANKKNEALQSRIIVMQIPYNLRVSDEVKIYEKLISQSDINNVHIAPHSLWATSVFGVLSRLKPSKKQGMDLVKKMKIYDGEDVEGFNQKDIKELMMEGEEQAEGMSGVDPRYVINRISTALIRDERACINALDILRALKDGLSQHTSITKEERENLLNLISVARREYDEMAKKEVQKAFVFAYEESAKSLLNNYLDNVEAFCNSTKLLDPITGEELPPDEQLMRSIEEQIGVTENAKKTFREEILIRISMYARKGKAFNYESHERLKEAIEKKLFADLKDIVKITTSVDHPDQEQMKRINHVMDRLINDHGYCPICANQIVKYVGALLNR, translated from the coding sequence ATGGAAGTCATTAATTGGTTACGCGAGTATCGCGAAATAGAGGCATCATTAGAATGGAAGGGAACATTTGCGGACTATCTGCAGATGGTTATTAAAAATCCTAATTTGGCCCTGCATGCGCATGCACGAATCTATGCCATGATTAAAGCGGCAGGTGTTGAAGCAAATGGTGATCAGAAAAAATATCATTTTTTTGACACGGAACTTTTTGGCTTAGATAAAACATTGGAACGCCTAATTGAGGAGTATTTTCACAGTGCTGCCAAGAGATTGGATGTACGAAAACGGATTCTCCTCTTGATGGGTCCTGTGAGCGGCGGCAAGTCAACCATTGTAAGCTTATTGAAACGAGGCTTAGAACAGTTTACGAGAACTGATGAAGGTGCTGTTTATGCCATTGAAGGCTGTCCCATGCATGAGGATCCTCTGCATCTCTTGCCCTTGTCTTTGCGGACCCAATTTGAAGAGAAATACGGGATTCGCATTGAAGGAAATCTTTGTCCGGTTTGCCGCTTGCGCTTGGATGAAGAATTCAGAGGAGAAGTTGAACATTTTCCTGTAAAACGGATTCTCTTTTCTGAAGAACAGAGAGTGGGAATTGGTACCTTTACTCCTTCGGATCCCAAGTCTCAGGATATTGCTGATTTGACCGGAAGCATTGATTTTTCTTCAATCACAGAGTATGGTTCGGAATCCGATCCTCGAGCCTATCGCTTTGACGGGGAACTGAATAAAGCCAATAGGGGTTTAATGGAATTCCAGGAAATGCTTAAATCCGATGAGAAGTTCCTGTGGAATCTTTTAAGTTTATCTCAGGAAGGAAATTTTAAAGCCGGGAGATTTGCCTTGATTTCGGCGGATGAGTTAGTCATAGCTCACACCAATGAGAACGAATACCGGAGCTTTGTGGCTAATAAGAAAAACGAAGCCTTACAATCCAGGATTATTGTGATGCAAATTCCTTATAATCTTAGAGTCAGTGATGAGGTTAAGATATACGAAAAGTTAATTAGTCAGAGTGACATCAATAATGTTCACATTGCCCCCCATAGCCTCTGGGCAACCTCCGTCTTCGGAGTTCTTTCCCGGCTGAAACCTTCCAAAAAGCAAGGAATGGATCTCGTCAAAAAAATGAAAATATACGATGGAGAAGATGTTGAGGGATTTAATCAAAAGGACATCAAGGAACTCATGATGGAAGGAGAGGAGCAAGCCGAGGGTATGAGCGGGGTCGATCCGCGCTATGTCATTAATCGCATCTCAACGGCCTTGATTCGGGACGAACGGGCCTGTATCAATGCTTTAGATATCTTAAGAGCTCTGAAGGACGGTTTATCTCAGCATACCTCAATCACGAAGGAAGAAAGAGAAAACCTTCTGAATTTAATTTCGGTAGCACGTCGTGAATATGATGAAATGGCAAAAAAAGAGGTTCAGAAAGCCTTCGTTTTCGCCTATGAGGAATCAGCAAAATCTCTTTTAAACAATTATCTCGACAACGTAGAAGCATTTTGCAATTCTACGAAATTGTTGGACCCAATTACCGGTGAAGAATTGCCTCCTGATGAACAATTAATGAGGAGTATCGAAGAGCAAATCGGTGTCACGGAAAATGCAAAGAAAACCTTCCGGGAGGAAATTTTGATTCGAATTTCTATGTATGCCCGCAAAGGAAAAGCTTTTAATTACGAATCTCATGAACGCTTAAAAGAAGCCATTGAAAAGAAACTGTTTGCAGACCTCAAGGATATTGTCAAAATTACGACCTCAGTGGATCATCCTGATCAAGAACAAATGAAGAGAATTAATCATGTTATGGACCGTTTGATTAATGATCATGGATACTGCCCAATCTGTGCTAATCAAATCGTTAAATATGTCGGTGCCCTCCTAAACCGTTAA
- the glnA gene encoding type I glutamate--ammonia ligase — translation MMMTNDDVLREAQEKGVKFIRLQFTDIFGILKNVAITIEQLEKALDGQLMFDGSSIEGFARIEESDMYLRPDPNTFVVFPWRPKEGGVARLICDVYNPDGSSFGGCPRSALRNVLKEASDLGYTLNVGPELEFFLFHTDPEGRPTTVTHDKAGYFDLTPVDLGENARRDMVLTLEQMGYEIEASHHEVAPGQHEIDFKYSDALDIADKIATFRFVVRTIAQHHGLHATFMPKPIFGINGSGMHSNQSLFKDGKNAFYDPNDSLGLSEIAYYYIAGLMKHARSFTAITNPTINSFKRLVPGYEAPCYIAWSGRNRSPLIRIPAKRGSSTRIELRSPDPSCNPYLALAVQLKAGLDGIKNKLTPPSAVDLNIYAMTEEERAKLNIGSLPGSLKEALDELAQAPVIQEALGSHIYHRFFEAKMEEWDSFRVSVSQWELDRYLALY, via the coding sequence ATGATGATGACTAATGATGATGTCCTTCGGGAAGCTCAGGAAAAAGGGGTTAAGTTTATTCGCCTGCAATTCACGGATATTTTCGGGATTCTAAAGAATGTGGCCATTACCATTGAGCAATTGGAAAAAGCCTTAGATGGCCAGCTTATGTTTGACGGTTCTTCAATTGAAGGGTTCGCCCGGATTGAAGAATCGGACATGTATTTGCGCCCAGATCCGAATACTTTTGTCGTATTTCCGTGGCGGCCTAAAGAAGGCGGAGTTGCCCGCCTGATCTGCGATGTTTATAATCCGGATGGATCTTCTTTTGGCGGCTGCCCGAGAAGTGCTTTGAGAAACGTTTTGAAAGAGGCTTCAGATCTTGGTTATACCTTAAATGTCGGCCCGGAACTAGAATTTTTCCTTTTTCATACTGACCCGGAAGGGCGTCCAACCACGGTGACTCATGATAAAGCCGGATATTTTGATTTAACCCCCGTTGATCTGGGAGAGAATGCTCGCAGGGATATGGTTCTTACCTTGGAACAAATGGGCTATGAAATCGAAGCCTCTCATCACGAGGTAGCTCCCGGGCAACACGAAATAGACTTTAAATATTCAGATGCACTGGATATTGCCGATAAAATTGCAACCTTTCGCTTTGTGGTCCGTACGATAGCACAGCATCACGGCTTACATGCGACATTTATGCCAAAACCAATTTTCGGTATTAATGGTTCTGGGATGCATAGCAATCAATCTTTATTTAAAGACGGAAAAAATGCCTTCTATGATCCTAATGATTCTTTAGGACTTTCAGAGATAGCCTATTACTATATCGCAGGATTGATGAAACATGCCCGTTCCTTTACCGCAATTACAAACCCAACCATAAATTCCTTTAAACGACTTGTGCCGGGATATGAAGCACCCTGTTACATAGCTTGGTCAGGACGCAACAGAAGTCCCCTGATCCGGATACCAGCGAAAAGAGGCTCTTCAACCCGCATAGAATTGAGGAGTCCTGATCCTTCCTGCAATCCTTACTTAGCCCTTGCAGTACAATTGAAAGCGGGATTAGATGGCATTAAGAATAAGCTCACTCCCCCTTCAGCGGTGGATTTAAATATCTATGCTATGACGGAAGAAGAACGTGCCAAGCTTAATATCGGCTCCTTGCCCGGCAGTTTGAAAGAAGCCTTGGATGAATTAGCTCAAGCTCCGGTTATTCAGGAAGCTCTGGGGAGTCATATTTATCACCGCTTCTTTGAAGCTAAAATGGAAGAATGGGATAGCTTCCGAGTTTCAGTATCCCAATGGGAATTGGATCGATATTTAGCCTTGTATTAA
- the cobO gene encoding cob(I)yrinic acid a,c-diamide adenosyltransferase produces the protein MAGLDQGLVQLYTGNGKGKTTAAFGLAVRAVGHGFKVFIIQFMKGNDDYGELKGLSRLYPECHHEHFGGKGWVHKGTPEEEHIQEAQKAFLRAQEIVHSGEWDIVILDEIVNAIWFELLVEQDVLDLLDSKPDHVEIVLTGRNASEQLIAKADLVTEMVQKRHPFDQGIMARKGIEY, from the coding sequence ATGGCAGGTTTAGACCAGGGACTCGTTCAATTATACACAGGAAACGGCAAAGGAAAGACGACGGCCGCTTTTGGGCTTGCAGTAAGAGCAGTAGGGCACGGTTTTAAGGTATTTATTATTCAATTTATGAAAGGTAACGATGACTACGGAGAATTGAAGGGGTTAAGCCGTTTGTACCCGGAATGTCATCATGAACATTTTGGAGGAAAGGGGTGGGTACATAAAGGTACTCCTGAAGAAGAGCACATCCAGGAAGCACAAAAGGCTTTTCTAAGAGCCCAAGAAATTGTTCATTCCGGGGAGTGGGATATCGTCATTCTCGATGAAATTGTCAATGCCATATGGTTTGAACTATTAGTAGAACAAGATGTTCTAGACTTATTAGATTCTAAACCGGATCATGTGGAGATAGTCTTGACCGGACGTAATGCTTCTGAGCAATTAATTGCCAAAGCTGATCTCGTCACAGAAATGGTTCAAAAAAGACATCCCTTTGATCAAGGAATTATGGCCCGCAAGGGTATTGAATATTAA
- a CDS encoding tetratricopeptide repeat protein, producing MYEVELAAWRNLMEEGTQCLGEEQFAKAENYYSQALILANQLSVPEIVAFTMRLLATVRVRLGFFELAEEGFQSALRICQDIENAKGMSEAWAGLASVSVKRGRFQTACQYYEKAIAIYPLTSPPLRLGMLYADLGQVYVTLADWSQAKTAYEQAQEICRLNGFLKGEGELDILIGELCFRQRKKEEAIKNIKHACLIFIQILDVVALTNALQYLALLYFEQNEMQSAFECQQRAVALCLKFDSKQVMSESCFFLSKIEQSINLLEEAKYYLELSIGYHPQDDLEMALRYQNLANLLHLTMDYAKAEQYYFKSLSLFEILGEKSHLGEVYEALAILKETQHSEENKWNRIGETDVGSKMPGGFPLDAMIRLAEFYEERRSYREALECYWKALEIGRDAEIETGWIEARVQKVSKKIRRRRTI from the coding sequence ATGTACGAGGTGGAATTAGCGGCCTGGAGGAACTTGATGGAGGAAGGCACTCAGTGTTTGGGAGAGGAACAGTTTGCCAAAGCGGAAAACTATTATTCTCAAGCGCTCATCCTAGCAAACCAATTGTCAGTTCCGGAGATTGTTGCGTTTACCATGCGGCTCTTAGCTACGGTTAGAGTTCGTTTAGGATTTTTTGAATTGGCCGAAGAAGGCTTTCAATCTGCACTTCGTATTTGCCAGGATATCGAAAATGCCAAGGGCATGTCAGAAGCCTGGGCTGGGTTAGCCAGTGTATCTGTAAAGAGGGGAAGGTTTCAGACAGCGTGTCAATATTATGAAAAAGCCATAGCGATTTACCCACTGACTTCACCGCCTTTAAGACTTGGGATGTTGTATGCTGATCTTGGTCAGGTTTATGTGACGCTGGCAGATTGGTCACAAGCGAAAACGGCCTATGAACAAGCTCAAGAAATTTGTCGTCTCAATGGTTTTCTTAAAGGTGAGGGTGAATTGGATATTCTTATTGGTGAGTTGTGTTTTCGGCAAAGGAAAAAGGAAGAAGCCATTAAAAACATAAAGCATGCCTGCTTAATTTTTATCCAGATACTCGACGTTGTTGCTTTAACAAACGCGCTTCAATATCTGGCTTTATTATACTTTGAGCAAAATGAAATGCAGTCTGCCTTTGAATGTCAGCAAAGAGCCGTTGCTCTTTGCTTGAAATTTGACTCAAAACAGGTCATGAGTGAGAGCTGCTTTTTTCTTAGCAAGATTGAACAATCTATAAATTTGCTTGAAGAGGCGAAATATTATCTTGAACTTTCTATAGGATATCACCCGCAAGATGATTTGGAGATGGCCTTGCGCTATCAAAACTTGGCCAATTTACTGCATCTAACCATGGATTATGCCAAGGCAGAACAATACTATTTTAAATCTCTGAGCCTCTTTGAAATTTTGGGGGAAAAATCGCATTTGGGTGAGGTTTATGAAGCTTTGGCCATTTTAAAAGAAACTCAGCATAGCGAGGAAAACAAATGGAACAGAATAGGGGAAACGGATGTAGGATCAAAAATGCCTGGAGGATTCCCCTTAGATGCCATGATTCGGTTGGCAGAATTTTATGAAGAGAGACGAAGCTATCGAGAGGCCCTTGAGTGCTATTGGAAGGCCTTGGAGATTGGTCGAGATGCCGAAATTGAAACGGGTTGGATTGAAGCCAGAGTACAAAAAGTATCTAAGAAAATTCGTCGTAGGAGGACAATATAG
- a CDS encoding polysaccharide deacetylase family protein, which yields MKLIIFRRPSWRNLALWGILLLVLITYRENVTSVFSGKLKPIYSATVNTPAIGLTFDISWGEKTAEPILDILKREGVHATFFLSSPWAEKHQALVQRMVADGHEIGSHGNRHIDLNTLGAGEIEQEISSAQQVLERISGRKVRLIRAPNGAYDNKVITVAHKLGYRVIQWSVDSLDWKRPGPSAVVNNVLNGIRPGGGAKAGDIILFHASDSAPDTIQALPSVLEQLKQKGYTLMPVGKLLSEASGTWPPESKLENETSPSHN from the coding sequence ATGAAATTAATAATTTTCAGAAGACCGTCTTGGCGTAACCTTGCCCTTTGGGGAATCTTATTGCTTGTCTTAATCACCTATCGAGAAAATGTAACATCAGTTTTTTCCGGAAAGTTGAAGCCCATTTATTCTGCCACTGTCAATACACCAGCTATTGGCCTAACATTCGATATCAGCTGGGGGGAAAAAACAGCCGAACCGATCCTCGATATTCTCAAACGCGAAGGCGTTCATGCCACATTTTTCCTTTCCAGTCCCTGGGCCGAAAAACACCAGGCATTAGTACAACGAATGGTCGCTGACGGGCATGAAATTGGTTCCCACGGAAACCGTCATATTGATCTTAACACCTTAGGAGCCGGAGAAATAGAACAAGAAATCTCCTCTGCCCAGCAAGTCTTAGAACGAATCTCGGGACGGAAAGTTCGGCTCATCCGTGCACCCAACGGAGCCTATGACAATAAAGTAATTACAGTAGCACATAAACTTGGCTACCGGGTTATTCAATGGAGTGTAGATTCTCTGGACTGGAAACGCCCCGGTCCGAGTGCCGTCGTTAATAATGTCCTAAATGGTATACGCCCAGGAGGGGGCGCGAAAGCCGGCGATATCATCCTGTTCCATGCTTCTGACTCAGCTCCCGATACCATTCAAGCCTTGCCCTCCGTTCTCGAGCAGCTTAAGCAGAAAGGCTACACACTCATGCCCGTTGGAAAACTCCTTTCTGAGGCAAGCGGAACATGGCCTCCGGAGAGTAAATTAGAAAATGAAACGTCACCTAGCCATAATTGA
- a CDS encoding YitT family protein: MHWKKINELFSWQFLKRILGIILGATIVSASINSLIIPNRIADGGVTGIAIILHYLFKWPVSWIILVLNIPLFIVGLKLVGRSFLLLSVLGVAVLSLTLSMTTHLPPLTQDTLLAAISGGVVSGIGMGIIFRSRGSLGGTDILAVLFARTTPFSVGQILLGIDAVIFLLTAILFKPEMAMYAMIYMFIATRVVDLVQEGLSHSKSVMVVTSHPQRIANEIMSKLERGVTLFQATGAFSGESKQVVYCVINRTELSQLKEIVREQDPVAFVAISEVPEVVGEGFSSWKGH, encoded by the coding sequence TTGCACTGGAAGAAGATAAATGAATTATTTTCGTGGCAATTCTTAAAAAGGATTTTAGGGATAATACTCGGAGCGACCATCGTGAGTGCAAGTATTAATTCCTTGATTATTCCTAACCGCATAGCAGACGGCGGAGTTACAGGGATTGCGATTATCTTGCACTATTTATTTAAATGGCCGGTGAGTTGGATTATTTTGGTTTTAAATATACCTCTTTTTATCGTAGGACTCAAATTGGTTGGACGCAGTTTTTTATTATTGAGTGTTCTTGGAGTCGCTGTTCTCTCGTTAACCCTTTCAATGACAACGCATTTACCGCCATTAACACAGGACACTTTACTTGCGGCAATATCCGGAGGGGTTGTTTCAGGAATCGGGATGGGGATTATTTTTCGCTCACGGGGCTCTCTGGGGGGAACAGATATTTTAGCGGTCTTATTTGCCAGAACGACACCTTTTAGTGTCGGGCAGATTTTGCTGGGAATTGATGCAGTCATCTTCTTGTTAACAGCTATTCTCTTTAAACCGGAAATGGCCATGTATGCCATGATTTATATGTTCATTGCCACCCGGGTTGTTGACTTGGTTCAAGAAGGTCTCAGCCACTCGAAATCAGTCATGGTTGTAACATCTCATCCACAACGGATCGCCAATGAAATTATGTCTAAGTTGGAACGAGGCGTCACATTGTTCCAGGCAACCGGTGCTTTTTCGGGAGAGTCCAAGCAGGTCGTTTATTGCGTCATTAATCGTACAGAGTTGTCACAATTAAAGGAGATAGTACGAGAACAAGATCCGGTGGCCTTTGTAGCTATTTCCGAAGTTCCGGAAGTCGTTGGGGAAGGTTTTTCATCTTGGAAAGGTCATTAG
- a CDS encoding dTMP kinase — protein MKGKLIVIEAGDGSGKATQTKLLFDRLNAESYNIKKIEFPDYESDSSALIKMYLKGEFGRNPADVNPYAASTFYSVDRYASYKKEWEDFYLSGGIILADRYTTSNMVHQAAKISDEEERKAYLRWLSDLEFEKFKLPVPDCVIFLDMNPHFSQKLIKNRENKFGDKDKDIHESNFEYLVHSYDTACEIGTAYHWQRVNCVSDDKLRSIEEIHKDIYVIVKQLLNG, from the coding sequence TTGAAGGGAAAGCTGATTGTAATAGAAGCCGGTGATGGTTCTGGCAAAGCAACTCAAACGAAATTATTATTTGACAGGCTAAACGCTGAAAGTTATAACATTAAAAAAATAGAATTTCCGGATTATGAAAGTGATTCCTCTGCTCTCATCAAGATGTATCTAAAAGGAGAATTCGGCAGAAATCCTGCGGATGTTAATCCCTATGCCGCTTCGACTTTTTATTCGGTAGATAGGTATGCATCTTATAAGAAAGAATGGGAAGACTTCTATTTGAGCGGCGGTATTATCTTAGCTGACCGTTATACTACCTCAAATATGGTACATCAGGCAGCCAAAATTTCAGACGAAGAAGAGAGAAAAGCATATCTTCGCTGGCTATCAGATTTGGAATTTGAAAAATTTAAACTGCCTGTTCCTGATTGCGTAATTTTCCTAGATATGAATCCACACTTTAGCCAAAAATTAATAAAAAATCGAGAAAATAAATTCGGTGACAAGGATAAGGATATTCATGAAAGTAATTTTGAGTATCTGGTTCATTCCTATGATACTGCCTGTGAAATAGGAACAGCCTATCATTGGCAAAGAGTTAATTGTGTTTCTGATGATAAGCTGCGAAGTATTGAAGAGATTCATAAAGATATATATGTAATTGTAAAACAGCTATTAAACGGATAA
- a CDS encoding lipid II flippase Amj family protein, with protein MAIQIIVVILLNFIISLIGTLAYSVRLVGVRTGKIAVSFALFNILMLVSRVAVSFQVPILTRYVEGNPGAGDLLTVFNVIIVISGTATVFGAILIPTFQRLLYRGVQSFTIDRSLSKLIIHSFSKSGIRYIKDCVTVPSKENVRQLTHKKYPRRIIFYNFLAVAFLTVGSLAPIYAGILEPDLRATCITLSSIVNGIATILMTIFIDPHLSIMTDDVIDGKRTEDEFRVCVIGLVGSKTLGTFASLLLLLPFSYLIVFMARVI; from the coding sequence ATGGCTATTCAAATAATCGTGGTAATTTTACTGAATTTTATTATCTCGTTAATAGGAACATTAGCCTATTCGGTAAGATTAGTCGGCGTTAGAACCGGAAAAATTGCTGTCTCATTTGCGCTTTTCAACATTTTAATGTTGGTCTCCAGAGTCGCAGTTTCATTTCAAGTTCCGATATTAACAAGATATGTAGAAGGAAACCCGGGAGCGGGTGATCTTCTGACGGTCTTTAATGTAATTATCGTCATTTCCGGTACAGCGACGGTTTTTGGGGCTATTCTAATTCCGACGTTTCAAAGATTACTCTATCGGGGAGTTCAATCATTTACCATTGACAGGTCATTATCTAAGTTGATAATACATAGTTTCTCGAAGTCCGGAATTCGCTATATAAAAGATTGTGTTACGGTCCCATCAAAAGAAAACGTCAGGCAGCTAACCCACAAAAAATATCCCAGAAGAATAATATTTTATAATTTTCTTGCAGTAGCTTTTTTGACAGTGGGTTCTTTAGCTCCTATCTATGCGGGAATCTTAGAACCGGACTTAAGAGCTACTTGTATTACCCTTTCTTCGATTGTCAATGGCATAGCAACAATACTCATGACAATTTTTATAGATCCTCATTTATCAATCATGACGGATGACGTTATTGACGGGAAACGAACTGAGGATGAATTCAGAGTTTGTGTCATAGGCTTGGTGGGTAGTAAAACGTTGGGGACCTTTGCTTCGCTGTTGTTACTCCTGCCTTTTTCATATTTGATTGTTTTTATGGCTAGAGTAATATAA
- a CDS encoding membrane protein, with product MYVISTFEHSNYLELAITAIQMKGIAKENILCVPLDKKSEDKKLFDTIHSADGLSLIDFPIILATISCLFGGIYGFILAWGPIMWGIIGMCVGFSVGLVIKLITTRKYNRQKKSKSSEVVVIIDCNDKQLDMIKNTLWEHNALGVSKLSLDNNI from the coding sequence ATGTATGTTATCTCTACCTTTGAACACTCAAATTATTTAGAATTAGCAATAACTGCTATCCAAATGAAAGGAATTGCCAAGGAAAACATCCTGTGTGTTCCACTGGATAAAAAAAGTGAAGATAAAAAGCTTTTTGATACAATCCATTCCGCCGACGGTTTGAGTTTAATTGATTTCCCCATTATCTTGGCAACCATATCTTGCCTCTTTGGTGGAATTTATGGTTTTATTCTAGCGTGGGGCCCCATTATGTGGGGAATAATCGGCATGTGTGTTGGTTTTAGCGTAGGTCTCGTAATAAAACTGATAACCACAAGAAAATATAATAGACAAAAAAAGTCGAAGTCGTCAGAAGTTGTAGTAATCATCGATTGTAATGACAAGCAATTAGATATGATTAAAAATACTTTGTGGGAACACAACGCACTAGGTGTAAGCAAATTAAGCCTCGATAATAATATATAA
- a CDS encoding CBO0543 family protein, with protein sequence MNQQMINDLEKAYGLIIQANKDMIYVWYHQILFTWRWWLSLVFTIVPWAAWIVKRRKDSTNRLLYAGVITILISSWLDVVGILFGLWSYHAEVIPLSPAFIPWDFTLLPVITMAFLQYKPMVNPLVKAVIFSLIGSFGAQPLFVVLGYYSPKHWHHYYSFPIFFGIYLVAHFVVTRDNFKRL encoded by the coding sequence ATGAATCAACAAATGATAAACGACCTTGAAAAAGCGTATGGGTTAATCATTCAAGCTAATAAAGATATGATTTATGTTTGGTATCACCAAATATTATTCACTTGGAGATGGTGGTTATCCCTCGTTTTTACCATAGTTCCTTGGGCAGCATGGATAGTTAAAAGGAGGAAGGATAGTACTAACCGCCTTTTATATGCAGGAGTCATAACGATACTTATATCATCATGGTTGGATGTTGTAGGGATACTCTTTGGTCTTTGGTCTTACCACGCTGAAGTTATTCCACTTTCACCCGCTTTTATACCTTGGGACTTCACCCTTTTACCTGTAATTACAATGGCCTTTTTACAATATAAACCTATGGTTAACCCTTTAGTTAAGGCAGTTATTTTTTCTTTAATAGGTTCATTTGGGGCACAACCATTATTTGTGGTTCTCGGCTATTATTCTCCAAAACATTGGCATCATTATTACTCCTTTCCAATATTTTTCGGTATTTATTTAGTTGCCCATTTTGTTGTCACACGAGATAATTTTAAAAGACTATAA
- the spo0A gene encoding sporulation transcription factor Spo0A: MGKKIKIIVADDNRNLCQMLQNYLQGQEDLIVVGVANNGLEAWELIQTQEPDLIILDLVMPNLDGLGVLERVNSRTTMTRPKVIMLTAFGQESLTHQAMLLGVDYFILKPFDLEILNKRIRSLTQDVPTNPPAQFTSNAPAVTSVGNGVNLSVEVTSMMHQIGIPAHVKGYQYIRDAILMVVEDVSLLGAVTKELYPGIAKKFDTAPSRVERGIRHAIELAWERGHTDTLKRIFGYSMNIERQKPTNSEFIALLADKLRVMSKVS; encoded by the coding sequence TGTGGCGGATGACAATCGTAATTTATGTCAAATGCTACAGAACTACCTACAAGGTCAAGAAGATTTAATCGTTGTTGGCGTTGCCAATAACGGTTTAGAAGCTTGGGAACTCATTCAAACTCAAGAACCGGATTTAATAATCCTTGACTTGGTAATGCCGAATTTAGATGGATTAGGAGTTTTAGAACGTGTAAATAGTCGTACTACGATGACTCGTCCAAAAGTAATCATGCTCACTGCGTTTGGTCAAGAGTCTCTTACTCATCAGGCGATGCTGCTAGGAGTCGATTATTTTATACTTAAACCCTTTGATTTAGAAATTTTAAATAAAAGAATTCGTTCCTTAACGCAGGATGTTCCGACAAATCCCCCTGCTCAATTTACATCAAATGCTCCTGCAGTGACGTCCGTCGGCAACGGAGTTAATTTAAGCGTAGAGGTCACTTCAATGATGCATCAAATTGGCATCCCTGCCCATGTTAAAGGATACCAATATATTCGTGATGCAATTCTGATGGTGGTTGAAGATGTTTCCTTGTTAGGAGCAGTTACTAAAGAGCTGTATCCGGGAATAGCCAAAAAATTCGATACGGCACCAAGCAGAGTGGAACGCGGAATTCGCCATGCCATCGAATTAGCTTGGGAACGGGGACATACGGATACTCTGAAACGCATTTTCGGATATTCCATGAACATAGAGCGTCAAAAGCCTACAAATTCAGAATTTATTGCTCTTTTAGCCGATAAATTGAGAGTCATGAGTAAAGTTAGCTAA